In Candidatus Manganitrophus morganii, the genomic window GAAAAATGAGAATGATCAGAGTATTGACGCCAATGTATGAGAAAAGTGCGGAGAATCCGGCCCCCCTGGAAAGGATTTTAGAAAAAGAGAGGACGATATAGATACCCAGAAGGGCGGATACGGTTGAAAACACCAAATGATCGTAGGTTCGAAAGAAGAGATCGGTGATGTAATCGAATCGGAGGTGGATTAAAAAAAATAACAGAAGTGCCAGCAAGAATAACGGCAGATTGAACTCGAATTCGATGAGCCGCTCGCGCAGTAAAAAACCGAGCAGAAAATAAAAGCCGGTCACCAACAGAATGTCGACACTAAAGGGGAGGCCGGGCAGGTCGATTTGCTTGCCGAGAATGGTCAGGGGCATCTGCCAGAATACAGGCAGCATGAGATATCCAATGGTGAGCAGGGTTGTCACGACGGCGCTTTTCACCCAAACCGATCTTTCATTAAGCTTTGTCCAATTCAGAAGCAAAAGAGAAAAAATATGGATTGCAAAAAGGTGGGGTAAAAACCAAAGGGGCCCCCACGGAATCATGGGGCCGGTCCCATAGGCGACACCGATAAAATATCTTAAAGGTGATTTTCCTTCAAAGATGATCAAGACGATCCCGAGCATCGCCAATGTGACGAAATACGGTTTAAGAAGCGCGTCCACCCCTTTTAGCAGCGCAGGGAGGAGCTTTTGGTCTTGCTTAAAAAAAATGCCTGACAAAAAAAAGAAGAGGGGCATATGAAAAGAAGAAATTATTTCGTAGAGCTCTCCCTTTGCCCCGTCCTGAGTGACGATCCAGTTGTGTCCTAAGACGACCAGGAGAATACCGATTCCCTTGGCGATATCGATGTGTATGACTCTGCTGTTCAAAACGCGATCCGATGGAGTGTGTTTTAACGCTCGCCGTCATCGGCGGGCTTATGTTTTTATTCGCAAGATAGTATATCACCACTGACTTTTTCTCTATACCTTAATTCATGATAAATAGCAATGATGCAGGGATTTTTGCAGAGGACGCCTTCAACCAATGACTGTGGGCGGCGTGCGCTCCCACCGGAACTTGCGGTCGGACTCGTTGATCGGAACATCGTTGATGCTCGC contains:
- a CDS encoding acyltransferase family protein, whose product is MNSRVIHIDIAKGIGILLVVLGHNWIVTQDGAKGELYEIISSFHMPLFFFLSGIFFKQDQKLLPALLKGVDALLKPYFVTLAMLGIVLIIFEGKSPLRYFIGVAYGTGPMIPWGPLWFLPHLFAIHIFSLLLLNWTKLNERSVWVKSAVVTTLLTIGYLMLPVFWQMPLTILGKQIDLPGLPFSVDILLVTGFYFLLGFLLRERLIEFEFNLPLFLLALLLFFLIHLRFDYITDLFFRTYDHLVFSTVSALLGIYIVLSFSKILSRGAGFSALFSYIGVNTLIILIFHDFLQDKIFTTLRVLPGPEILYGIVAFLLGVALPLAISEIIRSNTLLQRCYLPIKSSKQIEQIQ